The genomic segment AGACATCGGCCAGGTCGCCCTGCAGCTGCAGCAGCTGCGCCTGGATGAGCTGGGTGGTGTCCGTCGCGGTTCCGGCGCCCTGCCTCATGCGGGAAATGACAGCGCGCGCCCCGGCCAGCACCTCATCGACCTGTTGCGTGCACACGGCTCCACGCACGGCGGCATCGGCCGTCGCGAGGAAGCCGGCCAGTTCCTCGGCCTGGCGCGCCAGGCTGGCCTGCGCGTTGCGGATGCGGTCGCGCACCTCGGGGTCCTCGGCCAGCAGCTCGGACAGCGGCAGCAGCAGGTCGCTGGCGCCCACCAGTTCGAGCAACTGGCGCACCGAGGTGAAGCGTGCGATCACCTCCTCGAGATAACCGTTCAGCTCCGCCCCGGGGATGAAGCCGTTGTTGCAGCTGCTGTCGATGAAGCTGACGGCGCGCTCCAGCACGCGATCGACTTCTTCCAGCGCGAAACCCGCCTGCGTTGCGTAGCTGTCAATCTGCTGGTTCAAGGCGAACGCCTCGTTGATGGTGCCGACGATGGCGCCGTCCACGGCGTCCAGCCGCGCCAGCGCAGTGCCGACCAGTGCGCGCGCTGCCTGTACCCGGGCCAACGTGTCGTCACTCGCCTCATCCCCCGCACGGAGGTTCTCGATGTCCTGGCGCAATTGCAGCAGCTCGTTGCGCAGCGGCCCAGCGAGCTCGTTCACCGCAGCGTCAAAGGGTTGCCGCAGCGGCGTTTCGACCAGGTCGACCAGCTGCGCGGGCAAGGCATTCAGCGCCGCCAGTCGCTCGCTGGCGATGACGAAGGGATCCTCGCCGAAGGGGGTCAAATCGGCGGCGGCCCCGCCGAGGGACTCGAGGCTGCGCTCGAGCCCCTGGCGGGTCAGGTCCTCGAGACCGCGTCCCGCCAGGCGGTTGACCACGAACACGGCGTCCTGGACATCGCTCAGCCCGGGCTCCAGCACGGGCTGGCTGAGGATGCCGACCGAGATGAGGAAGTCATCCACGCGCCGCAGGGTGTCGGGGTTGTCGAGGTCGATCTGGAAGCTGATGTTCCCCAGGTCGGCCAGGTTGGCGCTGGCGCCGAAACTCATCTTGGTGCGGCGCGGCTCGATGAAATTGACTACCCGCTCGGTGTCCAGCACGAAGAGATCGGCGCTCTCCGTCACGCCGACGAAGCGCGACTGCAGGCCGACCGCATCGGCCTCGGCCGAGAGATCGAGCTGGAAGGGCCGGAACCGCACCGGCAGGTCGAAGCCGTAACCGGTGTTGCCCCAGTCGTACGATGCGGTCAGCTGGGCACTTGTGCCGATCGCACCCGGCATCGCTGCGTTGGTGATGCCGGCGTCCGCGAAGTTCAGCGCGCTTTCCCGCACGACCACGGTCTGCTCCGCCACGCGCTCGTTCTCTACCACCGCGCCGTTGGCCACACGGATGTCGGCGCGCAGCGCGTTCCAGAACGGCACGCTGACCCGGGCGCCGGGGAACACCAGCGCCCCGTAGCGGCCGTCGATACCGCCGTTCGAGTCCCCGACCGTCAGCGCGGCGCCGCCGGCCGGGCCAAAACCGAAGCCGGTCTCGGGCCGGTTGGGTCGCTGGTCGACACGGTACTGGGCAGCCAGCTTGCTCTCCTGGAACGCCAGCCGGCCTTGCGGATTCCAGCCGGTCCTGAACCCCACCGGGCGATCCAGTGCGGCGAAGCGCAGGTCGTGTTCCAGCGTGAATGACTGGCTATCGGCGGCGCAGCTCTGCGCCCCGCTGAAGCTCGCACCGTAGACCTGGGCCGGAGCGCGCCAGCTGTGCAGCGTGACGTCGCAGTTCTCGTCCTTGACGCCGTCGCCGTCGTTATCGACCTCGTCACACTGCTCCCAGTCGAGGCGCATGTTGCCCAGCCTGGCCGCGCAGTTGATCGCCAGGTTGCTGAAGTAGGTCGTCAGGCCGGAGGGCCCGCCGATGTCGCCTTCCAGCGCCAGGCGGCCGTCCAGCCAGTTGAACTCGTCGACCTCGTTGTCCGTGAGACGGATGGCGAAGCGGTCGAACTGCAGCGGGTAGCCGTAGAAGGGCACCGGTTGCGCCAACTCCCCCGAGGCGACGTTGAACACGCCGGTGATGCCGGCGTTGCGCGCCACGTACTTGGCGCCCACCGAGCTGTCGAGCGCCACGGCGTCGACCTGGTTGTCGATCTGCAGTGGCAGCCCGGCAAGGCTGCGGCCGGCGCCCTCGACCGGCGCGCCGCTGGCCGGGTCGCGGTAGATTTCCGGCCCCACCGAGATGCCGACCGGGTGATAATTGCCGTCGCGGAAGGCGCGCGAGCGCGCTGGGTGCAGGCGCAGCCACTCGCCCGGGGCTGCCGACTGCACGTGGGCGAGCAGGTAGTCGCCGGGTCGCCCGCCGGCCGGCGCCCGGTACCCCGGCAGGGCCAGGTGCAGCGCACCGCCCGCCGGCAGGTCGCCCGGGCGCTCGAAGGCAAACCCGGAACCCGGATGGGCGCCCCACGCCGGTGTCACGGCGTCGGTGCTCGTGCCCGCGCCGAGCAGGAAGCCGCGGCCGTCGAGTTGCGCCTGCGCCTGCACCGCGTACTCGATCTCCGCGTCGGCGCGGCAGTCCGGCGTCGCGCAGGCCGTCGACTGGGTCATGCTGTACGCCGTCGCCAGCGGCGTCGTGCCCTGCAGCCTGCTGTCCTGCAGCTGGTAGCTGAAGGCCTGCCAGGCCACCTCGCCGCGCGGGAACACGGTCTGCCCGGAACCCGGGTTGAACGCCAGCGTGCCGGAGACACCGTCCGGCCCCAGGAACAGGCTCCCTGCACCGGCGCCGCCCTGCATCCACGGTGCATTGCTGAGCGCGCCGCCGTTCTGCGGCGCGCGCGGATCGGTGGGCGCATAGTCGACGGCGAGCAGCGAGCGCACCTCGGTGTACTGCAGCTCGATGCCGCCGGGGTTCAGCTCCGCCGCGGAGATGCGCAGCGAGAACGGCCAGTCCTCCTGGTACAGGTAGGTCGGCTGGCCCGGGCGGAACTCGAGCTGGCCGGGCAGGTAGATCGGCAGGGGGAACCCGCCGCCAATCAGCGTCCCATGACCGGGCGGCAGGGACAGCCCGGATGCCGTCAGGTCGATGTTGCCTGCGGTCAGGACCGCGCGAGACTGATCCGGCGCGAACTCTTCAAGCCCGATACACACTTCGCCGTAGACAACGATCGGCCGCTCCAGGCCAGGCGCCCCGGGCAACTCGCCCACCACGAATCCCGCCTCCAGTCGATAGCCGCGGCCGCCCTCGCATACCGCGCCCCCATCCGGGTCGAGGGCGATCACTTCGGCGATGGCAATCGTGCTGTCGCCGGCACGGATCTCAGCCGGCACGAACAGCACCGCACCGGCCGGCGCCGAGGCTGCCAGCACGGGCGCACCGGCGATGCGCGCCTCGAGCCGCAGCGTCCAGCCGGCGATGAAAGCCTGCTCCGCAAGCTCGGTGACCACGGGCGCTGCCAGGGACAGCAGGAAGCTGCGCGCGTCCGCCGGCTTGCCGGCATCCTGCAGGGCACCGACAGGGTAGATGTAGGTGCCGAGCGCGCGCTCGTCGCGCGGCCGGCCACCCTCGTCGGCCACCAGGAAGAACTCGACCAGCCAGTCGTCATCGCGTGGCGGACACGTCGCGCTCCCGCCGCAGGCCGCCGCCAGGTCAAGGCTGGCGGCCAGGGCTGCGTCCGGCTCGTTGACGAACCCGCCACTGACCGTGGCGCTGTCGCAGGCGTCCAGCGACAGCGCGCCCGCCTTGCCGGTGCTGAGCACGCACAACTCCACGACTGCGAGCTGGTCCGTGCGGCGCTCGGCCACAATCGGCAGGACATCCCGGATCGTGACCAGCCCCGGCCGCCGCACCGCGTAACCGTCGAAGCCGGTCTCTGCGTTGATAATGAAGGTCTCGTCGCTCTCCGCCAGTGCATCGATGATGAGCCGGATCTCCACGGGGATCTGTACCGTGCCGACGGGGACCTCGATCACCTCGCTGGGTCCCACGAAATCGCGCCCGCCCGTGGCCGTCTCGTCCGTGGTGAACAGGCGCAGGGAAACCGGTGCGGCGGTCGGCTGGCTGAAGCGGATATAGGCCAGCAGTGCCCCGTCCGCCTCGCGCACGGTCGGCGAACTCACGGTGATGTAGTTCAGCGAGGGGTCGCTCTCGGTCTCCCAGCTGCAGGTCCCGGTCTCGGCCAGGCAGCCCAGGATCTCAAGGTCAGTGAAAGTCAGCAGCGGCAGGTCGTAACCGCCGAACACGAGCGCCTGGTCGTACAGCCACTCGGAGGAGTAGCCGTCCAGGGAGCCGAACGCGACGACTGCTTCTTCGACGCTGGTGGCCGCGGAGAAATCCTGCACGACACTGTCGAACCCGCCCGCGTACAGCTGGCCCGAATCGTCCAGCGAGCCGACCAGCGCAGCGGAGAGCAGCAGCAGCAGCAGGTCCGGGTCGGCGACGGTCGAGGTCGAATCGATGCCGCTGTAGCTCAGCGTGCCCGCATCAGTGCCCGCGGGGAAGCCGAGGCTGGCGTTGAGCAGGTCGCTGCCGGCGTCCAGCAGGGCGTCGGTGCCGCCCTCGAAGGTCTCGGCCTGGGCGAGGATCCACGAGGCTTCCAGCGTGGTCGCAATATTGATGTTGCTCTCGAACGCGCTTGCGTCCTCGCGCACGTCGACCACGGCGAGCAGCGGCTGGTCGAGCGCGATGGTGCTGCCGTCGATCTCGCTGGTGAAGCTGCCCTCGGCCTCCAGCAGCACCAGCTCGGTCGCCTCCAGGTCCACCAGGTAGCCCTGGCCGTCAGCGGTGATCGTGGCCAGCACCGGCTCGCCCAGCTGGCCGCTGGTGCTGAAGCTGTAGGCGTTCACGGACAACTGGCTGAACAGGCCCTTCTGCACCACGCCGGACAGGCTCACCACGCGGGTGGCGGGGGGTTCTTCATCGTCCGTGGAGCGGGAAGAGTTGTCGCAGGCAGCCAGCAACAGGCCCGACAACAAGGCGACGGCCGCCAGGCGCCACCGTGACACCGGCGACTCCCGCACCGCGCTGGAACTGCTCATTTCAAGCACTGGCGACACATCTCCCCCCGACAGGCGCTCCGGGCCCCGCTCTTACGGCGGGGGCTCCTGAGGTGGTTAACGCAGGATCGGGAGAAAACCCGCCAAACTCGTCGACGGGAACCGGGAGAGCCGGATCAGGCCGGCGGCCGCGCCTCGAGGTCGTAGTCGTCGGCGCCGGTGATCTCGACCTCGACCAGGTCGCCCGGCTCGAGCTCGCCGCCGCCGAGGAGCTTCACGCGGCCGTCGATTTCCGGCGCCTCGCGGCGGGTGCGGCCGTAAGCCACGTCTTCCTCGGGGTCGGCCTCGTCGACCAGCACCTGCTCGATGTCGCCCACGCGCGCCGCCAGCCGCGCCGCACTGATCCGGGCCGCGACTTCCATGAAGCGCTGCCAGCGCTCTTCCTTCACTTCCTCGGGCACCGGTGCGGCGACCTCGTTGGCCGTCGCGCCCTCTACCGGCGAGTACTGGAAGCAACCGACGCGATCGAGCTGCGCCTCCTCGAGCCATTCCAGCAGGGTCTCGAACTCGGCCTCGGTCTCGCCGGGGAAGCCGACGATGAAGGTGCTGCGGATGGCCAGCTCGGGGCAGGTGTCGCGCCAGCGGCGGATGCGCTCCAGCGTGTTCTCGGCCGCCGCCGGCCGGCGCATGCGCTTCAGCACGCTCGGACTGGCGTGCTGGAAGGGGATGTCGAGGTAGGGCAGCACGCGGCCCTCGGCCATCAGCTCGATGACGCGGTCGACGTGCGGGTAGGGATAGACGTAGTGCAGCCGCACCCAGGCGCCGAGCTCGCCGAGGCCGCGCGCCAGGTCGAGGAAACGGGTCTCGTAGCGCTCGCCGCGCCAGGTGTCGGGCAGGTACTTGATGTCGGAGCCGTAGGCGCTGGTGTCCTGCGAGATCACCAGCAGCTCCTGCACGCCGGCGCGCACCAGCCCCTCGGCCTCGCGCAGCACCTCGCCGATGGGGCGGCTGGCGAGGCGGCCGCGCAGCGCCGGGATGATGCAGAAGCTGCACTTGTTGTTGCAGCCCTCGGAGATCTTCAGGTACGCGTAGTGGCGCGGCGTGAGGCGGATGCCCTGCGGCGGCACCAGGTCCATGAAGGGGTCGTGCTCCGGCGGCAGGTGCGCGTGCACGGCGGCCATGACCTGTTCGTAAGCTTGCGGGCCGGTGATGCCGAGTACGTTGGGGAATTTCTCGCGGATGGTCTCGGGCCGCGCGCCGAGGCAGCCGGTGACCAGCACCTGGCCGTTGGCGGCCATGGCTTCGCCGATCGCCTCCAGCGACTCGTCCACCGCGGCCTCGATGAAGCCACAGGTGTTCACCACCACGAGATCCGCGTCCTCGTAGGTCGGTACGGTCTCGTAACCCTCGGCGCGCAGGCGCGTGAGGATGCGTTCCGAGTCCACCAGCGCCTTGGGGCAACCGAGGCTGACAAAGCCGATGCGTCCGCTCATGGCGCGGATTCTACACGTGTAAAATACGCCCCATGGAGATCACCCTGAACGGCGAACCGATGGAACTGCCGGACGGCGCCACTGCCGCCGAACTGGTGGCGCAGCTCGGCCTGTCCGGGCGGCGCTACGCCATGGAAGTGAACGGCGAGCTGGTGCCGCGCAGCGCCCACCCCGCCCATCGCCTGGCGCCGGGCGACCGCGTCGAAATCGTGCATGCCGTCGGAGGCGGATGAAATGACTGAATCAAACAAGCCCACCGCCGATGTGCTCGAGCTCGCCGGCCGCACTTACCGCTCCCGCCTGCTGACGGGCAGCGGCAAATACCGTGACTTCGAGGAAACCCTGGCGGCCACCGAGGCCGCCGGCGCGGAGATCGTCACCGTGGCGATCCGGCGCACCAACATCGGCCAGGACAAGGACCAGCCGAACCTGCTCGACTACCTGTCGCCGGATCGCTTCACCATCCTGCCGAACACCGCCGGCTGCTTCACCGCCAAGGACGCGGTGCGCACCTGCCGCCTGGCGCGCGAACTGCTCGACGGCGCGCCACTGGTGAAACTGGAAGTGCTGGCCGACCAGCAGACGCTTTTCCCGGACGTCACCGCCACGCTCGAGGCGACGGAGATCCTGGTCAAGGAAGGCTTCCAGGTGATGGTCTACACCAATGACGACCCGATCATCGCCAAGCGCCTGGAGGAGATGGGCTGCGTCTCGGTGATGCCGCTGGCCGCGCCGATCGGCTCGGGCCTCGGCATTCGCAATCCCTACAACATCCTCACCATCGTCGAGAACGCGAAGGTACCGATCCTGGTGGACGCGGGCGTCGGCACGGCCTCGGACGCCGCGGTGGCGATGGAGTTGGGCTGCGACGGCGTGCTCATGAACACCGCCATCGCCGGGGCAAAGAACCCGGTGCTCATGGCTTCCGCCATGCGTAAGGCCGTGGAAGCGGGCCGCGAGGCCTTCCTCGCCGGGCGCATCCCGCGCAAGCGCTTCGCCTCCGCCTCCTCGCCCATCGACGGCACCTTCTTCTGAGCGTGAACGGCCCGTCGAGGGACCCGGCGGAGAGCCCGGCGAGCGACCCGGCGTCCCCGGGGCATCGCCCCATCCGCAGCTTCGTCAAGCGCGCCGGTCGCCTGACGCCGTCGCAGGCGCGCGCACTCGAGCAGCTCTGGCCCCGCTTCGGCATCACGCCGCCGGCCGCGCCGCTCGACCTGGACGCCCTGTTCTGCCGCGCGGCGCGGCGCACGCTGGAGATCGGCTTCGGCAACGGCGACAACCTCGCCGAGCTGGCGGCACGCCACCCGGAACGCGATTACCTCGGCGTCGAGGTGCACGACCCCGGCGTCGGGCACCTGCTGCTGCGCATGGAACGGGAAGGACTGGAAAACATCCGCATCGCCCATCACGACGCCGTGGAGGTCGTGGATCGCTGGCTGCCGGCTGCCTCGATCGACGAGGCGCTGATTTTCTTCCCCGACCCCTGGCACAAGAAACGCCACCACAAGCGCCGCCTGGTGCAGCCGGCCTTCCTCGACCGGCTCGCCCGCGTCATGGCCCCGGGCGCGCGCCTGCACCTCGCCACCGACTGGGCGCCCTACGCGGAGCAGATGTTGGAGGTGTGCGAGGCCTCGCCGCACTTCGAGAACACGGTGGCGGGCGGCGGCTACGCGCCGCGGCCTGAGACGCGGCCGCAGACGAAGTTCGAGCGTCGCGGCCTGAAACTCGGCCACGAGGTCTTCGACCTGCTCTACCAGCGGGTTTGAGCGGCATGCGGGCCTGGACGATACGGCCCTGATCCGGGCGCCGGTGCAAGCCAAACCGCGGCCTGTCATGGGGTGCCGCGCGTGGTGCATCGTGAGATGTTCCATTTGCGGACGCTCGCGAACAGGACGTTCGCGAGCGAGCCTACAGGGACGTATTTACGGCGTTCCGCAAATGGGACGTCTCACGATGTGCCGGGGGGTTAGACCAGGACCTCCGTGATGCCGTCGACGACGTACTGCGCCGCCAGGGCCGACAGCACCACGCCCAGCAGCCGGCTGATCACCGAGCCGCCGGTGACGCCGATGACGCGCATCAGCGGCTGGGTCAGCAGCAACATCACCAGCGTCACTGCCAGCGCCAGCAGGCCCATGGCCAGCACCAGGCCGACGCCGATCCAGTCGGCCGCGCCCGCCGTCAGCAGCAGCATGGTGGCCAGCGCGCCCGGGCCGGTGATGAGCGGGAAGGCCATCGGGAACACCGAGATGTCCTCGCGGTAGCGCGCCTCGTCCTGCTCGCGCACGGTCGTCGAGCGCAGGCCGGACTCGCGCGCCAGCACCATGTCCACGGCCAGCAGGAACAGCAGGATGCCGCCGGCGATCTTGAAGGCCGAGACGCTGATGCCCAGCAGGCGCAGCAGCCAGTCGCCCGCGAGCGCGAAGACGATGAAGATCGCGGCCGAGATGGCGATCGACTTGAAAGCCATCTTCTTGCGGTAGCCGGGCTCGCCGCCACGGGTGAGCGCGCCGAACATCGGCACCAGCGACACCGGCTCGATGACCACGAAGAAAATGATGAATGTCTTGAGGAGTTGCTCGGTCATGACCGCGCGGCTTTGTTGCGGAGCACACTTGCAGCCGGGTGCAGGTGAGCTATAAGTGAGGGGCAGGGCAAATTCAGGCAGCGTGTCGCTGCGAAAGGCCGGCAAGGATAACAGGCCCGGCTGAACGGGGAAATCACAATGTCATTACCCACACCCTCGATCGGAGACTGGTACCAGGCCCCAGGGGGCGTGCTGTTCGAGGTGGTTGCCGTGAACGACCAGGACGGCACCATCGACATCCAGCATTTCGACGGTACGGTGGAAGAACTGGACCTCGACGCCTGGGAGGAGAGCGAGTTCCAGGCGGCAGATCCGCCCGAGGACTACTCCGGGTCGCTCGACATCGAGCGCGAGGACTACCGCGCCGACCTTGAGCAACCTGCGAAGCAGGAATGGTCGGACCCGCTCGACTACCTGGATCGCTCCGAATAGCCTCGCGGGGTGACTTGGCATTTCCCCGGCGGCACGGCCGGGACGACGACAGGGAGGTTTGCGTCTTGAGCCCACCGAGCGGCACGACCCACTTCAGCAGCGCCGAGGACTGCCAGGAAGCTTTTTACCGCGCCATGCGCGAGGGCGACAGCGAACAGATGCGCCGCACGTGGCTGGTATCCCCGGGAACCACGTGCATCCACCCGGGGGCCATACCTCTGATCGGTTACGACGCGGTGATCAGGAGCTGGACTGCCATCCTGGACAGCGGCAACGGCATCCGCGTCAACTACGAGCCGCGCAGCCGCTTCGCGGTCGACCGCCTCGTGATCCACGTCGGACTGGAAGTCATCCGGGTCCCGAACGACGGCACGGTGCTGGTCAGCGTGACCAACGTCTACGAGCTCACGGGCGAGGGCTGGAAGATGCGCCTGCATCACGGCGCGCCGGTGCACGGCAAGGCACCTGTCGCCCGCGCGATGCACTAGGGCGGTCGGGCCTCAGCGGCTGCCGCCGCGTCCGTGCAGTGCGATCACCAGCTCGGCTTCGCCCCGGTTCAGGCCGCAGTCCTGCACCAGTTGCTCGGCACTGCGGCCTTCCTGCGCCAGCCGGATCGCATGGCGATAGCTCCCGCTCTCCTCGTCGAGGATACGCAACTGTTCCTGGCGCTCGCCGAGCGTATCGAGGCGTTGCTGCATCACGGCGCATGCGCCCGTGGTCTGGCTGACGCCCTGCGCCAGCTGCGCGGTGTGCTCCTGCGCAGCACGCAGTTCCGCCTCCAGCATCGCGACGCGCGCTGTCAAGGCCTCGATCTTCCTGGCCGCGCCCAGCGCCAGCCGTATGGCGACGGCCAGCACCACGAGCAACGCCACGGCGGCCATGACCTGGTGGTCATTCATGCATAGTCATCCACGATGCGCCCGGGGGCGGGCCGGGGTTCCGGCCCTGATTCTCGCTCATCCTCGGCGTCCGGAGCGACTCCCTCGTCCTTGCCGGGTGACGGCGGCCGCGGCAACCCGCGCTCTCGCCGCTCCCCGGGGGGTTTGCGCGGCCACGTGGGCTCGAGCGGGTTGAGCGGCCCTGGAGGCGTCATGCAGCGGCCCCTGCCCCCACTCGGCTCGGCAACAGCTTGTCGACATCCACCAGCACGATGAAGCCGTCGTCGCTGCGCGCCACACCGCGTATGAAGGGCGCCTTGTCGCCCTGTCCGACCACCGGCGTGGATTCGAATTCCTCCGCCCGCAGCTTCATCACCTCGGCCACGCTGTCCACCCGCAGGCCCACGGCCTGGCGGTCGCTTTCCATCACCAGCACGCGGCATGGCGCATCGCTGGCCGCGGCGGGGAGGCCGAGCCGGGAGCGCGCGTCGATCACAGGCACGATGCTGCCGCGCAGATTGATGATCCCCAGCACGCTGTCGGGCGCGCCGGGCACCGGGACGATGTCGGCCGAGCGCAGCACCTCGCGCACGCGCAGCACGTCGAGCGCGTAAGTCTCTCCCTCCACGCGGAAAGTCACGCAACGCCGCGGCAACTCGCACCCTCCCTCGGCGGCATCGCTTGCAGGCAGGGCCGGAGCCGCGAGGGCGACCGCCGGCACCGGCACGCTGCTCACACCCGCGTCCAGCATCCCCGCCACCCAGTCTTCAGTATTTGCGCCACTCATGCCGCGGCCTCCTGTGCCAAGTGCTTGCCGGTCACGCCGGCGCCATCGAGCCAGTCGACCAGCCCGGAATAAGCCTGCCCCGCGCGGCCCGGCGCACCGGCATACAGGCGACCCGCCTCCGCCGCGTCCCGCAGGCTCGTGTCCACCGGCACCAGGCCCGGCCAGGCCTGCGCCTCGTAGCGAGAGCGCAACAACTCCAGGCTGCGGCGCCCGGCGCCGGTGCGGGGATCGTGCAGCGTCGGCACGATGTGCCAGGTGATCTTGCGCGCGAGGGAGCGCTCGACCATCGCCACGGTGCCCGTCATCCGCTCGAGTCCCTCCAGCGCCAGGAACTCCGTCTGCACGGGGACCAGCAGCCGGTCGCATGCCGCCAGCGCGCTCACCATCGGCAAGCCGAGCGAGGGCGGACAATCGATCAGGGCCTCTTCGAACTGGCCCGCCAGGCTCGCCAATCCGGCGGCCAGCGCCCGCGCGCGGCCCGGCACGCCATGGCGTTCCACGCCGGCCAGTGCCGGAGACGAGGGCAGGATCGAAACGCCCGCCTCGACGTCGAGCCGTTCCCGCCATGCGGCCTCCTCCGGCTCGCCCAGGAACAACTGCTCGACGCCGCGTCCCTCCGTGCGCGGCTGGCGCAACCATGCGGACAAGGAGCCCTGCGGATCCAGGTCGACCAGCAGCACGCGCCGGCCACGCTCGGCCATGGCCGCGGCCAGCGCCACCGTGGTGGTGGTCTTGCCGACGCCGCCTTTCTGGTTTGCTACCGCGATCGTCCTCATGACGTCGCCGCCTTCTCGCCCGTCTCGGCCGCCTCGACGGAGCCGGGCGCGTCACGCGAGGACAGGGCGGGATCCCGCGGCGTGTTCTTGCCGGACAGCACCACGATGAGCACGCGCCGGTTCTGGCGCCGCCCTTCGGCGGTGTCGTTGCCGGCCACGGGCCGGTGTTCGCCGTAGCCCACCGCCGCCATTGCGGCGGGATCGACGCCGTGCGCGGCGAGCAGGTGCACCACGCTCGCCGCGCGCCCGGCCGACAACTCCCAGTTGGACGGGAACTGCGCCGTGCTGATCGGCACCGAGTCGGTGTGACCCTCCACCTGCAGCCTGACGTCGGCTGCGGCCAGCAGCTGCGCCAGGCGACTGATCGCGGGCTGGGCATCGGCCGCCACAGTGGCGGATCCGCTGGCGAACAGGAAGCTGGTGTTGATCTCGACCTCGAGCCAGAACGAAACGCGCTGCACGCGGATCAGGTCGGCTTCGATCAGCGGCGCCATCGCCTCGATCACCTCGTCGGCGAGACGCTCGATCATGATGAAGGAGGAATCGTTCTCTGCACTCGCAACCGGCGCACCGCCGTCGGGCCGGCGCGACGCCTCGTGCACGACTTCCACTGGTTTCTGCTCGGGCACCATGCGCCCGTCGACCTCGAAAGGCACCAGCGTGCGCGGCAGGCCGGTCGGGATTTCCTCGTCGGCACGCACCAGGTAGGGCCCGATCTGGATCGGCTCCAGCGAGCGCGGCGGCGCGCGGAAGGCCGCGACCAGCGAGTCGGCCAGCACGCGGTACTTGCCCTCGTTCACCGAGGACACCGCGTACATCACGACGAAGAACGCCAGCAACAGCGTGATCAGGTCGCCGTAGGGAATGGCCCAGGCTTCGTGGTTCAGGTGCTCCTCGTGTTTCTTGCGCCGCGCCATGACCTAGCCTCCGCTCACGTAGCCGTTGAGCTTGACCTCGATGCTGCGCGGGTTCTCGCCCTGGGCGATC from the Thioalkalivibrio sp. XN279 genome contains:
- a CDS encoding Calx-beta domain-containing protein, which codes for MSSSSAVRESPVSRWRLAAVALLSGLLLAACDNSSRSTDDEEPPATRVVSLSGVVQKGLFSQLSVNAYSFSTSGQLGEPVLATITADGQGYLVDLEATELVLLEAEGSFTSEIDGSTIALDQPLLAVVDVREDASAFESNINIATTLEASWILAQAETFEGGTDALLDAGSDLLNASLGFPAGTDAGTLSYSGIDSTSTVADPDLLLLLLSAALVGSLDDSGQLYAGGFDSVVQDFSAATSVEEAVVAFGSLDGYSSEWLYDQALVFGGYDLPLLTFTDLEILGCLAETGTCSWETESDPSLNYITVSSPTVREADGALLAYIRFSQPTAAPVSLRLFTTDETATGGRDFVGPSEVIEVPVGTVQIPVEIRLIIDALAESDETFIINAETGFDGYAVRRPGLVTIRDVLPIVAERRTDQLAVVELCVLSTGKAGALSLDACDSATVSGGFVNEPDAALAASLDLAAACGGSATCPPRDDDWLVEFFLVADEGGRPRDERALGTYIYPVGALQDAGKPADARSFLLSLAAPVVTELAEQAFIAGWTLRLEARIAGAPVLAASAPAGAVLFVPAEIRAGDSTIAIAEVIALDPDGGAVCEGGRGYRLEAGFVVGELPGAPGLERPIVVYGEVCIGLEEFAPDQSRAVLTAGNIDLTASGLSLPPGHGTLIGGGFPLPIYLPGQLEFRPGQPTYLYQEDWPFSLRISAAELNPGGIELQYTEVRSLLAVDYAPTDPRAPQNGGALSNAPWMQGGAGAGSLFLGPDGVSGTLAFNPGSGQTVFPRGEVAWQAFSYQLQDSRLQGTTPLATAYSMTQSTACATPDCRADAEIEYAVQAQAQLDGRGFLLGAGTSTDAVTPAWGAHPGSGFAFERPGDLPAGGALHLALPGYRAPAGGRPGDYLLAHVQSAAPGEWLRLHPARSRAFRDGNYHPVGISVGPEIYRDPASGAPVEGAGRSLAGLPLQIDNQVDAVALDSSVGAKYVARNAGITGVFNVASGELAQPVPFYGYPLQFDRFAIRLTDNEVDEFNWLDGRLALEGDIGGPSGLTTYFSNLAINCAARLGNMRLDWEQCDEVDNDGDGVKDENCDVTLHSWRAPAQVYGASFSGAQSCAADSQSFTLEHDLRFAALDRPVGFRTGWNPQGRLAFQESKLAAQYRVDQRPNRPETGFGFGPAGGAALTVGDSNGGIDGRYGALVFPGARVSVPFWNALRADIRVANGAVVENERVAEQTVVVRESALNFADAGITNAAMPGAIGTSAQLTASYDWGNTGYGFDLPVRFRPFQLDLSAEADAVGLQSRFVGVTESADLFVLDTERVVNFIEPRRTKMSFGASANLADLGNISFQIDLDNPDTLRRVDDFLISVGILSQPVLEPGLSDVQDAVFVVNRLAGRGLEDLTRQGLERSLESLGGAAADLTPFGEDPFVIASERLAALNALPAQLVDLVETPLRQPFDAAVNELAGPLRNELLQLRQDIENLRAGDEASDDTLARVQAARALVGTALARLDAVDGAIVGTINEAFALNQQIDSYATQAGFALEEVDRVLERAVSFIDSSCNNGFIPGAELNGYLEEVIARFTSVRQLLELVGASDLLLPLSELLAEDPEVRDRIRNAQASLARQAEELAGFLATADAAVRGAVCTQQVDEVLAGARAVISRMRQGAGTATDTTQLIQAQLLQLQGDLADVFGFARDRLSYTATLLDSLQRDLPAAPLTEPGSVLLAQLESGLESNSGGAVNRLVSTAPGDRDVIELLTGPVSDVVDLLFDRVSTEVDRFEFLPGAYSTPDQLRRLLVAEIMKTAPVRQLHEEMNRHFDEIGQQVTGLVLQLTDQLNFAIRKAVASVESSVNGVLDEALAPVRSMPLKAFEMDGFAVIAGNELERVRLGAQWELGSVVGDGPTGFAAALEAVRWGAVNGPGTCGVAGAASRLDVTISAYGLPLPLPASDLEADVLMLGFTLAPTGDRDIPLSPRGLMGGISTTGEIGFGSVTINDPGFEVGIGDVQNYLGARADARFGDIQGEAAFLLGRICSTDNILARLDPDVDRFIDLPADGFTGGYVRGGATIPVIPGGCFLNFSVRGDFGAWVLGRTWGGLVGGGAIGEVFCVGALRGQVTLLGEKRANGTFRFLGEGFGVAGGGWCEPETWTTVARSRRDKWCATGDAQLTLEYNRGWNILRRDVDGTF
- the rimO gene encoding 30S ribosomal protein S12 methylthiotransferase RimO; translation: MSGRIGFVSLGCPKALVDSERILTRLRAEGYETVPTYEDADLVVVNTCGFIEAAVDESLEAIGEAMAANGQVLVTGCLGARPETIREKFPNVLGITGPQAYEQVMAAVHAHLPPEHDPFMDLVPPQGIRLTPRHYAYLKISEGCNNKCSFCIIPALRGRLASRPIGEVLREAEGLVRAGVQELLVISQDTSAYGSDIKYLPDTWRGERYETRFLDLARGLGELGAWVRLHYVYPYPHVDRVIELMAEGRVLPYLDIPFQHASPSVLKRMRRPAAAENTLERIRRWRDTCPELAIRSTFIVGFPGETEAEFETLLEWLEEAQLDRVGCFQYSPVEGATANEVAAPVPEEVKEERWQRFMEVAARISAARLAARVGDIEQVLVDEADPEEDVAYGRTRREAPEIDGRVKLLGGGELEPGDLVEVEITGADDYDLEARPPA
- the thiS gene encoding sulfur carrier protein ThiS, with product MEITLNGEPMELPDGATAAELVAQLGLSGRRYAMEVNGELVPRSAHPAHRLAPGDRVEIVHAVGGG
- a CDS encoding thiazole synthase, whose amino-acid sequence is MTESNKPTADVLELAGRTYRSRLLTGSGKYRDFEETLAATEAAGAEIVTVAIRRTNIGQDKDQPNLLDYLSPDRFTILPNTAGCFTAKDAVRTCRLARELLDGAPLVKLEVLADQQTLFPDVTATLEATEILVKEGFQVMVYTNDDPIIAKRLEEMGCVSVMPLAAPIGSGLGIRNPYNILTIVENAKVPILVDAGVGTASDAAVAMELGCDGVLMNTAIAGAKNPVLMASAMRKAVEAGREAFLAGRIPRKRFASASSPIDGTFF